In Xanthomonas theicola, a single genomic region encodes these proteins:
- the ybaL gene encoding YbaL family putative K(+) efflux transporter — protein MHHDTSLIDIIAVGLALAFVLGTLAHRVKLSPLVGYLVAGVCVGPFTPGFVADQALANQLSELGVMLLMFGVGLHFSLEDLMEVKWIAIPGALAQIAVATLLGWGLAWSMGWPTLHGLVFGLALSVASTVVLLRAMEERRLLETQRGRIAVGWLIVEDLVMVLALVLLPALADALGGTGVGTGAVLGALGITLLKMAAFVVVMLVVGRRAIPWALEKVAATGSRELFTLSVLAIALGVAFGSATLFGVSFALGAFFAGMLLKESELSHKAASDSLPLRDAFAVLFFVSVGMLFDPHILLEHPWQVLATFLTITVGKSLAAFAIVRAFGHPTGIALTISTSLAQIGEFSFILAGLGVSLAILPETGRDLILAGALLSIIANPLLFTWLDRWQARQAADAPVAVEAELPPGPSLDLVGHAIVIGYGRVGSTLVAVLRERGVPVLVIDDNREHVERAHADGIPGIRGSAAADRVLAEAHPDKAKIAILAIPQPLEAGEALAKLRALNPALTLLARAHSDAEVKHLLEHGADGTVMAERELAYSLAEMVMATPPYRALRSAPR, from the coding sequence ATGCATCACGACACCAGCCTCATCGACATCATCGCGGTCGGGCTCGCCCTCGCCTTCGTCCTCGGTACCCTGGCGCATCGCGTCAAGCTCTCGCCCCTGGTCGGCTACTTGGTGGCCGGCGTCTGCGTGGGGCCGTTCACCCCTGGCTTCGTCGCCGATCAGGCGCTGGCCAACCAGTTGTCGGAACTGGGGGTGATGCTGCTGATGTTCGGGGTCGGCCTGCATTTCTCGCTCGAAGACCTGATGGAAGTGAAGTGGATCGCGATCCCCGGCGCGTTGGCGCAGATCGCGGTGGCCACCCTGCTCGGCTGGGGCCTGGCCTGGAGCATGGGCTGGCCGACCCTGCACGGACTGGTGTTCGGCCTGGCGCTGTCGGTGGCCAGCACGGTGGTGCTGCTGCGCGCGATGGAGGAACGGCGCCTGCTGGAAACCCAGCGCGGGCGCATCGCGGTCGGCTGGCTGATCGTGGAGGACCTGGTGATGGTGCTGGCGCTGGTGCTGCTGCCGGCACTGGCCGACGCACTCGGCGGCACGGGCGTCGGCACCGGCGCGGTGCTCGGCGCGCTGGGCATCACCCTGCTGAAGATGGCCGCATTCGTGGTGGTGATGCTGGTGGTCGGCCGGCGCGCGATCCCGTGGGCGCTGGAGAAGGTCGCCGCGACCGGCTCGCGCGAGCTGTTCACGCTGTCGGTGCTGGCGATCGCGCTGGGCGTGGCGTTCGGCTCGGCCACCCTGTTCGGGGTGTCGTTCGCGCTGGGCGCGTTCTTCGCCGGCATGCTGCTGAAGGAATCGGAGCTCAGCCACAAGGCGGCCAGCGATTCGCTGCCGCTGCGCGACGCGTTCGCGGTGCTGTTCTTCGTTTCGGTCGGCATGCTGTTCGACCCGCACATCCTGCTCGAGCATCCGTGGCAGGTGCTGGCCACGTTCCTGACCATCACCGTGGGCAAGTCGCTGGCCGCGTTCGCGATCGTGCGCGCGTTCGGCCATCCCACCGGCATCGCCCTGACCATCTCCACCAGCCTGGCGCAGATCGGCGAGTTCTCCTTCATCCTGGCCGGGCTCGGGGTGAGCCTGGCGATCCTGCCCGAGACCGGGCGCGACCTGATCCTGGCCGGCGCGCTGCTGTCGATCATCGCCAACCCGCTGCTGTTCACCTGGCTGGACCGCTGGCAGGCCAGGCAGGCGGCGGACGCGCCGGTGGCGGTGGAAGCGGAACTGCCGCCGGGGCCGTCGCTGGACCTGGTCGGCCACGCCATCGTGATTGGCTACGGCCGGGTCGGCAGCACGCTGGTCGCGGTGCTGCGCGAGCGCGGGGTGCCGGTGCTGGTGATCGACGACAACCGCGAGCACGTGGAACGCGCGCACGCCGACGGCATCCCCGGCATCCGCGGCAGCGCCGCCGCCGACCGGGTGCTGGCCGAGGCGCACCCGGACAAGGCCAAGATCGCGATCCTGGCGATCCCGCAACCGCTGGAAGCGGGCGAGGCCCTGGCCAAGCTGCGCGCGCTCAACCCGGCGCTGACCCTGCTCGCCCGCGCGCACAGCGATGCCGAAGTCAAGCACCTGCTGGAGCATGGCGCCGACGGCACGGTGATGGCCGAACGCGAGCTGGCCTATTCGCTGGCCGAGATGGTGATGGCGACGCCGCCGTATCGCGCGCTGCGCAGCGCGCCGCGCTGA
- a CDS encoding HpcH/HpaI aldolase family protein encodes MACKIGLLNSVPSPLLCEMFGHLGYDFAVLDLEHVLRSPAELEHAIRACELGGCDAWVRVPEVDAKLIGRVLDAGARGVVLAGLDSAEQAERAVAAAHFPPRGRRGISGGRVTGFGSVALADYIERTRQSLRVVPMIESAAGVRALPQILQVPGVSLVMEGALDLALDLGVGPQPTHPQVWAQLLAIDAACRDAGIAFCPNPRDAAQRRHWLAQADLQWLFAGEDRALMQSALRQHAAELRTP; translated from the coding sequence ATGGCTTGCAAGATCGGATTGCTCAATTCGGTACCCAGCCCGTTGCTGTGCGAGATGTTCGGCCATCTTGGCTACGACTTCGCGGTGCTCGACCTGGAACACGTGCTGCGCTCGCCGGCCGAGCTGGAACACGCGATCCGCGCCTGCGAGCTCGGCGGCTGCGACGCCTGGGTGCGCGTGCCCGAGGTCGACGCCAAGCTGATCGGCCGGGTGCTCGACGCCGGCGCGCGCGGCGTGGTGCTGGCCGGGCTGGACAGCGCCGAGCAGGCCGAACGCGCGGTCGCCGCCGCGCATTTCCCGCCGCGCGGCCGGCGCGGCATCAGCGGCGGGCGGGTCACCGGCTTCGGCAGCGTCGCGCTGGCCGACTACATCGAACGTACCCGGCAGAGCTTGCGGGTGGTGCCGATGATCGAAAGCGCTGCCGGCGTGCGCGCACTGCCGCAGATCCTGCAGGTGCCGGGGGTGTCGCTGGTGATGGAAGGCGCGCTCGACCTGGCGCTGGACCTGGGCGTCGGCCCGCAGCCGACCCATCCGCAGGTGTGGGCGCAGCTGCTGGCGATCGACGCGGCCTGCCGCGACGCCGGCATCGCGTTCTGCCCCAATCCGCGCGACGCGGCGCAACGCCGGCACTGGCTGGCGCAGGCCGACCTGCAGTGGCTGTTCGCCGGCGAGGACCGCGCCTTGATGCAGTCCGCGCTGCGCCAGCACGCCGCCGAAC
- a CDS encoding MASE1 domain-containing protein, with product MARLKNFAKGLLLGAGYCAVYLTVWHWSVDQWFLPAGLRAASLLFLPYRLWPYLFLGDAAALLTMRVPMVEADGASALWAYLSSLLLMPLFSLLAWAFRRGLPDFRVEQNWLPLVTLCLALWAVLVNKGLNWLLSGPAAYINLENTLKFWIGFYLGIIMFVLPALLWVRREGARFVSSDLLRDIGIAALLMATLFGGAMSMHGVLRQFLLVLMITPAVWLTLSHGWRGAAAGVVMANFAVAMSLPKTNYPGAYDADTLQVQLLVGFAATALFTLGAKISSAFDQVRRFGFAEQQALQVAQASYMSAERTLRNRVIEYADIHLHINKMRGDIATSLKKRGHYAAAMEMTRTGVIQAQLLDDYIAALYPLDIETHGLYGALSSIAFANACDTEVESCLHGESLQLSIGLQLAAYRCVLNAMDILPGASRHRITARVWKLHGKRGVAIVIAADPVMLDVGKSKKTDEIEWEISSRLKAHDGTWKRRHKFKISFFVSETLERKITSWQ from the coding sequence ATGGCTAGACTGAAAAACTTCGCGAAGGGCCTGTTGCTCGGCGCCGGCTACTGTGCGGTCTATCTGACCGTGTGGCACTGGTCCGTGGATCAATGGTTCCTGCCGGCCGGGCTGCGTGCGGCCTCGCTGTTGTTCCTGCCCTATCGACTCTGGCCCTATCTCTTCTTGGGCGACGCCGCCGCATTGCTTACGATGCGCGTGCCGATGGTCGAGGCCGATGGCGCTAGCGCCTTGTGGGCCTATCTCAGTTCTTTGCTGCTGATGCCCTTATTTTCGCTGCTGGCCTGGGCTTTCCGCCGAGGTCTTCCCGATTTCCGAGTGGAGCAGAACTGGTTGCCGCTCGTCACTCTCTGTCTAGCGCTATGGGCAGTCCTGGTCAACAAGGGATTGAATTGGCTGTTGTCTGGTCCTGCTGCATATATCAACTTGGAAAATACCCTGAAATTCTGGATAGGTTTCTATCTGGGGATCATCATGTTCGTCTTGCCCGCGTTGCTCTGGGTCAGGCGCGAGGGCGCTAGGTTCGTTTCCAGCGACCTTCTGCGAGACATTGGAATCGCGGCGCTGTTGATGGCAACCCTGTTCGGCGGAGCCATGAGTATGCATGGCGTGCTACGTCAATTCTTGCTCGTGCTGATGATTACCCCGGCAGTGTGGCTGACGCTTTCGCACGGCTGGCGTGGCGCTGCGGCCGGTGTCGTCATGGCGAACTTCGCGGTGGCAATGTCGCTGCCGAAGACCAACTATCCAGGAGCCTACGACGCCGACACGCTTCAGGTGCAACTGTTGGTCGGATTTGCGGCAACCGCGCTCTTCACGCTTGGTGCAAAGATATCCAGTGCTTTCGATCAAGTCCGCCGCTTCGGTTTTGCCGAGCAACAGGCGCTGCAGGTCGCGCAGGCCAGTTACATGTCGGCGGAACGGACGCTGCGCAACCGTGTGATCGAGTATGCGGATATTCACCTGCATATTAACAAGATGCGTGGCGACATCGCTACCTCGCTGAAGAAGCGCGGGCACTATGCTGCGGCGATGGAGATGACGCGGACGGGAGTCATACAGGCGCAACTCTTGGACGACTACATTGCGGCACTGTATCCGCTGGATATCGAAACGCACGGGTTGTATGGCGCGTTGAGTTCGATCGCATTCGCTAATGCCTGTGATACGGAGGTCGAGTCGTGCCTGCATGGTGAATCCCTGCAACTGTCAATTGGCCTGCAGCTTGCCGCGTACCGGTGTGTGCTGAATGCGATGGATATCCTGCCAGGCGCCAGCCGGCATAGGATCACCGCCCGGGTATGGAAGCTGCATGGCAAGCGTGGCGTGGCGATCGTGATTGCGGCTGATCCGGTGATGCTCGATGTCGGAAAGAGCAAAAAAACCGACGAGATCGAATGGGAAATTTCCAGTCGCTTGAAAGCTCATGACGGCACCTGGAAGCGCCGTCATAAGTTTAAGATCAGCTTCTTCGTTTCCGAGACGTTGGAAAGGAAGATCACTTCTTGGCAGTGA